From one Chthonomonadales bacterium genomic stretch:
- the ffh gene encoding signal recognition particle protein — MFDSLTDKLQGVFARLRGQGRLTEQDIGEALREVRMALLEADVNFKVVKEFVARVRERALGQDVIESLSGVQTVVKIVHDELTALLGGHDSRLSFAPRPPTVVMLCGLQGSGKTTTCAKLAHWMRRQGRNPLLVACDIYRPAAVRQLQVLGEQLGMPVFAESDTSPPRIAADAVRQAGGSDVVILDTAGRLHVDEAMMLELEQIQRDIRPTQTLLIVDAMTGQDAVQFAQDFHARLSVDGFVLTKLDGDARGGAALSIRSVTGVPIKFVGIGEKLDALETFHPERMASRILGMGDVLSLIEKAEQAIDERRAAEFERKLRENRFDLNDFLEQMQQMRKMGPLEQILGMIPGMGRLKGLEVNEKQLARQEALVRSMTVDERSDPSILNGGRKRRVAQGAGVTVQEVNQFLHQFEMMRQMIRQMMGGEAGHGKRRRRLRLPFGG; from the coding sequence ATGTTCGATAGCCTGACAGACAAACTGCAGGGCGTGTTCGCGCGGCTGCGCGGGCAGGGTCGCCTGACCGAGCAGGACATCGGCGAGGCGTTGCGCGAGGTGCGCATGGCGCTCCTCGAGGCCGATGTGAACTTCAAGGTCGTCAAGGAGTTCGTGGCGCGCGTCCGGGAGCGCGCGCTGGGCCAGGACGTCATCGAGAGTCTGTCGGGCGTGCAGACCGTCGTGAAGATCGTCCACGACGAGTTGACCGCCCTCCTCGGCGGGCACGATTCGCGGCTGAGTTTCGCGCCGCGCCCGCCCACCGTCGTGATGCTCTGCGGGCTTCAGGGCTCGGGCAAGACCACAACGTGCGCGAAGCTGGCCCACTGGATGCGCCGGCAGGGTCGCAACCCGTTGCTGGTTGCGTGTGACATCTATCGCCCGGCGGCCGTGCGCCAACTGCAGGTTCTTGGCGAGCAGCTTGGCATGCCGGTCTTCGCCGAGAGCGACACGTCGCCGCCCCGCATCGCGGCCGATGCGGTGCGCCAGGCCGGCGGCAGCGACGTCGTGATTCTTGACACGGCCGGGCGCCTTCACGTCGACGAGGCCATGATGCTGGAACTGGAGCAGATCCAGCGCGACATTCGGCCCACGCAGACGCTGCTCATCGTCGACGCGATGACCGGGCAGGACGCCGTGCAGTTCGCCCAGGACTTCCATGCTCGGCTGTCGGTCGATGGCTTCGTGCTGACGAAACTGGACGGCGACGCGCGCGGCGGCGCGGCGCTCTCGATCCGATCCGTCACGGGAGTGCCGATCAAGTTCGTGGGCATCGGCGAGAAGCTCGACGCGCTGGAGACCTTCCATCCCGAGCGCATGGCCTCGCGCATCCTGGGTATGGGCGATGTCCTCTCGCTCATCGAGAAGGCCGAGCAGGCGATCGATGAGCGCAGGGCGGCGGAGTTCGAGCGCAAGCTGCGCGAGAACCGCTTCGACCTGAACGACTTCCTCGAGCAGATGCAACAGATGCGCAAGATGGGCCCGCTGGAGCAGATCCTGGGAATGATCCCGGGCATGGGCCGCCTCAAGGGGCTCGAGGTGAACGAGAAACAGCTCGCCCGCCAGGAGGCCCTGGTGCGCTCGATGACCGTGGACGAACGAAGCGATCCGTCCATCCTTAACGGCGGCCGCAAGCGGCGTGTGGCTCAGGGCGCTGGCGTCACCGTGCAGGAAGTGAACCAGTTCCTGCACCAGTTCGAGATGATGCGGCAGATGATCCGGCAGATGATGGGTGGCGAGGCCGGGCATGGTAAGCGGCGCAGGCGCTTGCGCCTCCCGTTCGGCGGCTGA
- the trmD gene encoding tRNA (guanosine(37)-N1)-methyltransferase TrmD, whose amino-acid sequence MRVDVLTVLPEMVEHALGFSIVGRAREAGLVDVRVVNLRDYAADRHRTTDDTPCGGGGGMIMKVDPVASALDAVTAGGPPARTILMDPQGGAFTQRVARDLAAEQHLVLVCGRYEGVDERIREHLVTEELSIGDYVLTGGELPALVVLDTVIRLLPGALGDAGAPERDSFADGLLEHPHYTRPRTFRGWEVPAVLFSGNHARIERWRRWHQLTRTRDRRPDLWERYPLTEADRRLLAAGEPESPTVE is encoded by the coding sequence ATGCGGGTTGACGTTCTCACCGTACTCCCCGAGATGGTGGAGCACGCGCTCGGGTTCAGCATCGTCGGACGAGCGCGCGAGGCCGGGCTTGTCGACGTCCGCGTCGTCAACCTGCGGGACTACGCCGCCGACCGCCATCGTACGACGGACGACACGCCCTGCGGCGGCGGCGGTGGGATGATCATGAAGGTGGACCCAGTCGCCTCCGCGCTGGACGCGGTGACGGCCGGAGGACCGCCTGCGCGGACGATCCTGATGGACCCGCAAGGTGGCGCGTTCACGCAGCGGGTGGCCCGTGACCTCGCTGCCGAACAGCACCTCGTGCTGGTGTGCGGGCGCTACGAGGGTGTGGACGAGCGCATCCGGGAGCACCTGGTCACGGAGGAGCTGTCGATCGGCGACTACGTGCTGACGGGAGGCGAGTTGCCCGCGCTCGTCGTGCTGGACACCGTCATCCGCCTCCTGCCAGGGGCGCTTGGCGACGCGGGCGCACCGGAGCGTGACAGCTTCGCGGACGGCCTGCTGGAGCACCCGCACTACACGCGCCCGCGGACCTTTCGCGGCTGGGAGGTCCCGGCCGTCCTGTTCTCGGGCAACCACGCGCGGATCGAGCGCTGGCGCCGGTGGCACCAGCTAACGCGCACGCGCGACCGGCGTCCCGACCTGTGGGAGCGGTATCCGCTCACGGAAGCCGATCGGCGGCTGCTGGCCGCCGGCGAGCCGGAGTCGCCTACCGTCGAGTGA
- the rimM gene encoding 16S rRNA processing protein RimM, whose protein sequence is MLLDQWSWTIGEVVAPFGRVGEVKVAIVSDFPERFLRLERACLRRSPDDARLFVVERARLHKGQALLKLTGVESIDDAEMWRRALVQVMRSQAVALPSDAYYVGDLVGMEVVTSGGRSLGPLTAVLNYPAHDLFVVGDAMIPAVKEFVKAVDVQTRRIVVEPPAGLLPDDEPADAG, encoded by the coding sequence ATGCTGCTCGACCAGTGGAGTTGGACCATCGGCGAGGTGGTCGCCCCGTTCGGGCGTGTCGGTGAGGTTAAGGTAGCGATCGTCTCCGACTTCCCGGAGCGGTTCCTCCGTCTGGAGCGCGCTTGCCTTCGTCGGTCGCCTGACGATGCCCGGCTGTTCGTGGTGGAACGTGCCCGGCTGCACAAAGGCCAGGCGCTCCTGAAGTTGACCGGGGTCGAGTCGATCGACGACGCCGAAATGTGGCGCCGAGCGCTTGTGCAGGTGATGCGAAGCCAGGCGGTCGCGCTGCCCTCTGACGCCTACTATGTGGGTGACCTGGTAGGCATGGAGGTGGTCACCTCTGGCGGGCGCAGCCTCGGCCCGCTGACGGCGGTGCTCAACTACCCCGCCCACGACCTGTTCGTCGTCGGCGACGCCATGATCCCGGCCGTCAAGGAGTTCGTGAAGGCGGTGGATGTGCAGACGCGCCGGATCGTGGTGGAGCCACCGGCCGGCTTGCTGCCTGACGACGAGCCGGCCGATGCGGGTTGA
- the rplS gene encoding 50S ribosomal protein L19 — MNPVISDLERAQLKEQVPVFRAGDTVRVYARVVEGGKERIQMFEGVVIARKGTLNRTSFTVRKISHQIGVERTFLLHSPRVDRIEITRRGRVRRAKLYYLRGVVGKRARIKEDRSAS, encoded by the coding sequence ATGAACCCCGTCATCTCCGACCTGGAGCGGGCACAGCTCAAGGAGCAGGTGCCCGTTTTCCGCGCAGGTGACACCGTGCGCGTCTATGCGCGGGTGGTGGAGGGTGGCAAAGAGCGCATCCAGATGTTCGAAGGGGTCGTGATCGCCCGCAAGGGGACGCTAAACCGCACAAGCTTCACCGTCCGCAAGATCTCGCACCAGATCGGTGTCGAGCGGACGTTTTTGCTGCACTCGCCGCGCGTGGATCGGATCGAGATCACCCGCCGCGGTCGCGTGCGCCGGGCCAAGCTGTACTATCTGCGCGGCGTCGTGGGCAAGAGGGCCCGCATCAAGGAGGATCGGTCCGCCAGCTAG
- the rpsP gene encoding 30S ribosomal protein S16 → MSVRIRLRRMGAKGRPFYRLVVANSRSPRDGRFIETIGHFDPLTEPPTVKINEERAQLWLSRGAQPSDTARALLKENGLIGGGATVAETAEQ, encoded by the coding sequence TTGTCTGTGAGGATCCGGTTACGGCGGATGGGCGCGAAGGGCAGACCCTTCTACCGCCTGGTCGTGGCCAATAGCAGGAGCCCGCGCGACGGGCGCTTCATCGAGACGATCGGGCACTTCGACCCGCTCACCGAGCCGCCCACCGTTAAGATCAATGAGGAGCGGGCGCAGCTCTGGCTGTCGCGAGGCGCGCAGCCCTCCGACACGGCGCGGGCGCTGCTGAAGGAGAACGGGCTGATCGGAGGTGGCGCCACGGTCGCCGAGACCGCCGAGCAGTGA
- a CDS encoding M48 family metalloprotease, protein MSWSRVRRVVAAAALVLMGVAQYACASAQDRKVAPPDDPEVRLGRENAAENDKTVKLITDAAVLDRVNKIGQAIAAVANTIDVPVFWGQPSKKAFAYTFKVVDDKDVNAYSLPGGFIYVNKGLLAFVKSDDELAGVLAHEVAHAAHHHMMKLIAEQEKIQQRIILPTILAAVLGGANTNTLGTFALAGQLYTVARLNTYGIEAEKDADQAGVRFLMKTGYNPVGLLTFMERLAREERLKPQMELGIYRTHPPSPERAEALVAELRELGVPIYRRETDPSLAASVDTGSGEETALAEVTMSRTIVARVAAEGSETARTRAERIAGRLNRLFDEGLQMVDLRLSTDKTRIIARSETLIAFTQADADAQKQTVQQIASGAYDTLRNLIWQDQFNRIRSSSDGG, encoded by the coding sequence ATGTCCTGGTCACGGGTCCGAAGGGTGGTGGCTGCCGCGGCGCTCGTCCTGATGGGCGTCGCGCAATATGCCTGCGCCTCCGCGCAGGATCGCAAGGTCGCTCCGCCGGACGACCCCGAGGTGAGACTGGGCCGCGAGAACGCCGCCGAGAACGACAAGACGGTGAAGCTGATCACCGATGCGGCGGTGCTCGATCGCGTCAACAAGATCGGTCAGGCGATCGCCGCCGTGGCCAACACCATCGACGTGCCGGTGTTCTGGGGTCAGCCGAGCAAGAAAGCGTTTGCCTACACGTTCAAGGTCGTGGACGACAAGGACGTGAACGCTTACTCGCTTCCCGGCGGCTTCATCTACGTGAACAAGGGCCTGCTCGCCTTCGTGAAGTCCGACGATGAGCTCGCTGGCGTCCTCGCCCACGAGGTCGCGCACGCGGCGCACCACCACATGATGAAGCTGATCGCGGAACAGGAGAAGATCCAGCAGCGCATCATCCTGCCCACCATCCTGGCGGCGGTGCTCGGAGGGGCGAACACGAACACCCTGGGGACCTTCGCCCTGGCCGGGCAACTCTACACCGTGGCAAGGCTCAACACCTACGGCATCGAGGCGGAGAAGGACGCCGACCAGGCAGGCGTGCGCTTCCTGATGAAGACCGGCTACAACCCGGTGGGGTTGCTCACCTTCATGGAGCGCCTCGCGCGCGAGGAGCGCCTCAAGCCGCAGATGGAGCTCGGCATCTACCGCACCCACCCGCCCTCGCCCGAGCGCGCCGAGGCGCTGGTCGCGGAGTTGCGCGAGCTTGGAGTTCCTATCTACCGACGTGAGACGGACCCGAGCCTGGCGGCCAGCGTGGACACGGGTTCCGGCGAGGAGACGGCGCTCGCGGAGGTCACGATGAGCCGGACGATCGTGGCCAGGGTCGCGGCCGAGGGCAGCGAGACGGCGCGCACCCGCGCGGAGCGCATCGCCGGGCGCCTGAACCGCCTGTTCGACGAAGGCCTCCAGATGGTGGACCTGCGCTTGAGCACGGACAAGACACGCATCATCGCCCGCAGCGAAACGCTCATCGCCTTCACACAGGCCGACGCGGACGCGCAGAAGCAGACGGTCCAGCAGATCGCCAGTGGCGCCTACGACACCCTGCGCAACCTGATCTGGCAAGACCAGTTCAACCGCATCCGCTCCTCCTCGGACGGGGGCTGA
- a CDS encoding KH domain-containing protein, translating to MRRLVECLARGLVDSPEQVEVLETAKAGTLACDIRVAPGDVGKVIGRQGRVVTALRTVANAVAAAHGHRAYVEIDG from the coding sequence GTGCGGCGACTGGTCGAGTGCCTGGCGCGCGGGCTTGTCGATTCGCCCGAGCAGGTCGAGGTATTGGAGACGGCCAAGGCGGGCACGCTTGCCTGCGACATTCGCGTGGCGCCCGGCGACGTCGGCAAGGTGATCGGCAGGCAGGGGCGCGTCGTGACCGCCTTGCGCACCGTGGCGAACGCGGTCGCCGCCGCGCACGGCCATCGTGCCTACGTCGAGATCGACGGATAG